A stretch of DNA from Natrinema halophilum:
TCGATTAGTTCGTCGTAGTCGTCGATTCCGTACTCCTGCATGAAATCGAAGACGTTCGTCGACTCGACGAACTCCCGACTGGGCTCGTGTGCGATCTCGTCGATATCCTCGAGACGTGGACCCGTGTTCCCAGACATTGTCACTCGTAGGTTAGCGTCATGCCACCATCAAACAACAGGTCGCCGCCGTCGAGGTGCTGGCCGAGATCGGAAAAGCCCAGCAAGAAGAGGTTGGCGACGTCGATCGGTTCCATCATCTCCTTGACGCGGGACTGACCGAGCATGACGTCTTCGATCACCTCGTCGACGCTGATCCCGCGCTGTTCGGCCGTGTCCTCGAGCTGGGCCGTCACCAGCGGCGTCTTTACGTACCCGGTGCTGATCGAAAATGCCCGAATCGACCCATCTCCCTCGGCGGCGATCGATTGTGTGAGACCGCGGAGGCCGAACTTGGAGACGTTGTACGCGACCTTGTCGCTGGTAACGTAGTGCCCGTGAACCGACGCCATGTTCCCGACACAGCCCTCTCCGTCTTCGGTCTCGTGAAAGTGAGGGATGCACAGTTTCGAGAGGTAAAGTGGCGCTCGAAGCATGAGCCGATGCATGCGGTCGT
This window harbors:
- a CDS encoding SDR family NAD(P)-dependent oxidoreductase — translated: MSQNQVTPPTVARDDIYMFPDESFTDRNVCVVTGGASGIGRATALAAAGNGLTVAATDVDEDGLVGTVERGEELDLEGSIESVPGDLTDDDDLEQVVEDAANLGDVKYLANVAGMQHIDPIDEFPMETYDRMHRLMLRAPLYLSKLCIPHFHETEDGEGCVGNMASVHGHYVTSDKVAYNVSKFGLRGLTQSIAAEGDGSIRAFSISTGYVKTPLVTAQLEDTAEQRGISVDEVIEDVMLGQSRVKEMMEPIDVANLFLLGFSDLGQHLDGGDLLFDGGMTLTYE